A segment of the Paramisgurnus dabryanus chromosome 5, PD_genome_1.1, whole genome shotgun sequence genome:
CAGTTTTGCATCCAGTAGAAGGttacactgtgtgtgtgtgtgtttgtgatggGACCTAATGCTCAGTAAAGTGCATTTGATACATCAGCAGACAGGAGGAGAGAAATGAATTTTGGGTGCTAATGTGGCTCTGGGCCTTCCTAACACTGACAGATATGATTGAATTACATGAACTTTACAACCTCCGCCGTAAACGTCACACCTAAGACATTTAACATTGAAATAACATTTTGTTTCAGTTTATGCAAATGTAAATACATTCATAAATTACATGTGGGGTTAGGAGAATCAAGCTGAGAAACTAGAGAAGTCTGAAACCAATGAATGCAGTTCTTCATGTGAACAAACGTGACCGTAGCCCAAATTCGAAATTAAACGACATTTCCATGCATGGGTGTTTTCCCTTGAAATCAGAGACCGAGAGATGTCTCGCTTTGCCGTAAACTGGAATCCTTTCGCTTTTTCATAAATTCCTGATTGACTCCAGTTCCCATGGTTACGCTGCAGTTCTTAGGCCTATGTGTATTGGCGTTTATAAGGCCACACCCATCTGACCGAGAGAAACATATGCAGTAAAAACcagagaaaaataaaaagaatgTAGTGACAAAAGAAAGAGTGCTCCGTTTGTGACACATGCAGAACCGTGTCTCAGAGCGACATAGGACACAGAACGGttacttctttttttttattattattattattattcttttttttaaatgttcgtCTGTTAGTTTTGATTTCCCACCCCTCAATAATTCACTTGGATATCATGCAATAGAGACGTGCAAAAAGATAACACCTAAATCCACAAAACACACTTTCATAAATGGCTGTGTTATGAGTGCTTAATAACATGTGTATAACATATGTATGCCTACTCCATGCCGACCTACAGGGACAATATGACGTAAAAGCAGTGCGGAAGCCACAGGTTAAACGAATGCACAGGATGCTTCTACTGAGTGTATCAAAACCATATGGATGCATAAAACAATGCTTCTCTTAGTCTACGCAGCTATGGGGTAAAAACAACAATTCTTTTCAATCGTTGATTATCTTTTCATTGGAACTAAAAGATACTGATTGATTGGCACTTGTTCAATGCTTCTAAATAAGTTATTGATATCTAACGTTTCATCACACACCTACACGTTGAGAAGCTGTGATGGTCTAGTTTGGCACAGGTTGACTATTATTACTGCGTCTATGTAATTTATATCGATACACCTCGTTTATACCCCTGTCGAAAACGAGCACAATCCTAATCAAAAGACCAGACATAGTTTTTTTTCAACTAAAATATTTCTGTATATTTCACTTATCAAATAGCAgcattttttcatattttatttttttttaaacttacggTATTACAAAAAAGTACATGTAAACCTATTCATTCAAAATTTGTAGTAAATCCAAAGGCTCATACAACAGACATAACAAAACACAAAACTTGACAACATGCTACAATATTGCTTCCAATAGTTCTTTACATTTTAAGTCGATCTAAAATTATCAGTGACGTAGATATGGACACTGGCACTCCAAAGAGAGCAACTCTAATGCACAAACAAATCGCAAAGCTAATCGTAACCAGGCTTGATTGGCACTTTCATCATCCACACGAGTATAACGGATAATCACACACCGAAACCAACAGCGCAAGACTGCATTTAGACCACAAACTAGAGGAACTACATCAAAATACACGAAGAACATGAGACGCGACGGATTCCAcagtttcatttttaaaaaaatgaaggaaaatGCAGAGATGAGTTTTAGATAGTTCtcagagagaggagagagaacATAGAGCACAAACGAAGCAATCGTTTGCCATTGAGGTGCGGCTATCACATCCATCTCCcttgttgttttgtgttttatatgttttgttttttacccaGAGTTCCGGGTTTACGCACCTCTATGTTCTCTCCGCACAGATTCCCTGTCCTAGCTAAGTTAAGGTAGAGTCATTTTCAGGCAAGGGAGAAAGTGTATTAATGTTAGATTATGTGGCGCGTCAGTCCAGAGGTACGGTGTTCACCACGCAGGGCAGAATACCCATCGGCCCCTGCAGGGACACACGGACCTCCGCGCACGCGCGACACATCCGTGGCGACCAGCAGCCTGGAGAGGAAGAAAGTGAGAGGAGAAAGAGGCTCGATGCGAAATGCTGGAAGAGCAGAAAAGACAAAAGTGGGAGAGAAAGACATAAGGGGTCAAAGACGACAGAAAGAGAAAAGAGGTAGTGCTAAGATAGAGAGAGAACAAGAGACTGGAGAGCGAGAGACACTTGACCCTAATGTCGTGAACGTATATATCTCGAAATGTCAAGCTTATTTTCAGCATATATAATTGCGTTTTTCCAAATATAAATTAGTCCGTCACCCTTAGTTAATAATCATGTTACCCTCATATTGTTGCACTGCAGTGCTTGTGCTTCTGAAATCAGGTACATAGTTTGATCTCCGAAGAGTATTGAATAGCTATTACTTTGAGAACCTGATATCCTATGGCTGGTACAGTTAATAATTAAAAATTGTGTGTGTTAAACTTTAAATGGCATTTAAAAACAGCAATGAGGAGAGACGGGAAATGCCATTAGTGATAATATTCCCCGTAATTATGCAATGGATAGAAATAGGTTACTCTCTCCCCCTCTTAATCTcgatctctctctttctctctctcccctcCTTTTTCTACGTTTTCGCTCGCCCCTCACAGAGCAGATAAGAGGGCTGGTAGTTGGAGGGAGATGATGAATGTCTTTTAGAGTGTGTATGTAGGTCAGCAGTAGATTGGGCTGTGCGGTGTTGTTGTTATATATAGAAGTTCAGGGTTCAAATGGAGATCTGCTAATTGATGACAGGCCCGGACGCTGCGGGGGAATCTGACCCTCAGCGACCTCCGGTTTTGCGAAAGAGCCAGGTAAACTACAGGTAGACGTTCCTACGGAGGGGCCGGTCTTGTGCTCGCTCGGTTTCATTGCTTTGTTCCGTCACGCTGTGTCATAATGGACGCGCCCTCGATGGTGTGAAATATGTACAGTACATTCCATAGTTGCGATGGCGTCAGGCCGCTGGATTCACAGTGTGGTTCAGAGACGATCGCTCGCTCTTTGTACGGGACCTCCCGCTCACTCCCCATGCAAGAGACAATTGCTGGCAAGACCGAAAACGCTGTTAGCAGCAAACACTTTGATGCAGTGGAATTAAGTAATGATTAACTATCACCGCTTTCTGTGCAACTGTTGATCAGTCGAAAAGGTGGAGGGCAAATGAAACTCTCCAGCAATGCCTTAGAGACATCGGGCAAAGGGAACGGCCTGCAGTCTCGATGCTGTTAGACGTTTGGTTTCTCGAAGGAAGCAGATGTAAGATCGGTTAATCTGCAAGAGTTTGCCTTGCAGTAACGCTGCTTTACAGTAGAAGGCTGAAGGTAGACAGTCATTCGAGTAGCGTCCTCTGGCCTTCGAATGAGTTCGAACAGGTTACAAAAGCTGTGTGTCATTTCAGTCTCTCGTTCACTACCTCAACTGCACCTCTGCTGCCAGCCTGACGCAAACAGGGTTCAACCGCGACATGAACGAGGTGGCACTCGTAATGCACCCAAGACTTTGCTGCACTGCATACAAACTGGAAATCTTTCTCCTTTCTCGAACATGAGGTATGACAACCTGAGCTCCTTTCAAAACAAAACAGGCACAGACATTGCCTGGCTCCTCCAAtcagaggaagaggaggagttAAGAGGTACATCTGTCTAAACAGGTCCAATTATTTTTCAAGTTCAGGATTCTTCAGTTCCTTGGTAGCGTGTCCGAAGGTTTTCCGTAGTGAGAGATAAAAGTTACCGAGGCAAaacagacatttttttttaagtgtactgTTTTGTCTCTGCTCTGGCGGGATCTTTTGAATATCCACTTATTGTTAGCCTCATCATGGGTAAAATGCCCCCTAATAATTAACAAAGGCTTTAACAAACCCACGCATAATTTCTCAAATCAAAATCTCTTAAAATCGTATGCGTTTTCTTATAGCACCAAAGTGGGATCCTGTGACTAAACTGCACTTGCAAGTAAGTTTGTATGTATTCATGTAAATGCATGTGATGTATGTTTTACATTCCTGTTCTCGAATGGTAAGTATGTGACTTTTGACGTATGccgtctgtctgtgtctgcgGCTGAAGTTTAGGTTTGCTCTCAACAGCATCTCAGTTTGATActatatgtacatataaaaaGCCCAACAATATCAGGAAGTCTTTATACATTCAGGTCAACCTGGAATCACAGGTTTGAGTAAATCTAAAAGAGACTGAATGTGAACATATGTGTGAATCGACCATAATGAAGAATAATCACAGAGATCCAGTAACGTGAGCAGGTGTTTCAGATTAAGCCTTGGTTGAAAATAATAAGGGAGTTAATATAATGTTTCAGAACTATCTTCAAAGTATGCGAGCCATCAAGATGGCCTTTTCATTTTTAGGCCTACGGTATAGTTGTGGAGATTGGATTTACTATTAATAAAACAATCAAAAGAGGGAGCACTTTGAACTCCTATCTCCTTGCTCAGGGTGTGGATCAGGTCTTGAACTAAACTGTGAGGGTTCTGCAGTGgaagcaaaaaactgaaaattaaaTCCAAAAGACCCCGGCTATGAGAGGAAGTGAGGTTTAAGCTCCTCCTCCTCTGAGTGCCCCAGGGCACAGTATTCAGACCTACATAACcgaacacttttaaaaatacagCAGAATTTCAGTCACAAAATATCACATTTCGCCCCAAACAGGTTATCAATTCACAGTTCCGCATCAGATCTTTTTCGTTGGTTTTGTTGTTgtccttattttgttttgaaatatttgGACGTGTTTTAAGCCCCGACCCGTTccattctttctctctttctcattCTTCCAGTCATCTTTTTaattctctctttttttcttcgGTTCCCATTTTTGTTGTTCCCCTCCCCGCTCCTGTCCATCACTAGCCCACCTTCTGAGGATTGGTGGCACGGACACCTTGCTCGTACGTGATTCGCTGGCTGATGAGATACTGAGCGGCTTGCGTCGCCGCTGGTGACCCCGTGATGGTAACTTTGCGATTGCGTGTGCCTGGAATGAACTCGCCTTTTTTGGAGATCTGAATTCGTGCCCCTGTCAGCTCCTGATACTCCACCAGAGTCTTGCCACCTTTTCCCAAAATGGCACCGACCAAGTTTTCTGGCACGGCGATCTCAACCACTTCCTTTCCACCTTCTGCCAGCTTCTCTGTGCCTAGCAGAGATGATGCCACCAGTGGGGATGAAGGATTCAGGTAACCGTTAGATGCTCCTGTGGCAGCCGCTAGAGAGCCGAGTGAGAAGCCCCCTAAGCTAGGAGCTGCGGGATGACCGCCTCCTCCAGAGGCTTCGCTGGCATATGTGGCAAGCAGGTTGGCTGCAGCCGCAGCTGCAGGATTGGCACTAGCTGCAACGGCAGCAAGCACTCCAGATGCCGCGGCCGGGTTGAGACCCAGCCCCAACGTATTGGTGTTGTAGCCATAACTGGCTAAAGTGTTCAGGGCCGACGTAATGGCAAGCAGATCATTACCGGAAAGACTAGACATAGCCGTAGGAAACCCTCCCATGCCTGCAAGGCCCGCTTGGCCGAGGAGCGTCGAGGCTGTGGCCGCCGCAGCGGCGTTGGGCAAGACCTCCGTAGAGTTGGCGAAGGGGGATCCGGTAGGGTTGGAGTTGGCCACTGGGCCGGTGATGTTGGAATAACTGATATTGAGACAGCTACTGCTCTGTGGGTCCTCCTGGATCTTCTGAACAATGATCTCCACAGCCTTTCGGTTCTGCTCCGGTTCCCCGCTCACCGTCACGACGCGCTCCTGCAGATTGATGCCCTCGGGCTTCTGAGAAAGCTGTACCCAGGCTCCCGATTGCTCCATCACAGCCTTAACTGTAGCCCCACCCTTACCGATGATGAGTCCTGCAGTGCTGTTGGGCACGATCAGTTTAGCCTGTGGAGGAGGGGGGAGTGTCATTTTGATTGAGGAATTACATGCATAACATGCATAAGACTGCACACAGCCCCAAAAATAGACACTGCTATATAATCTAAGATGCATCTGTGGATGTTTACCTTCTAATAATGTATAAGAATGTGCTTGGCTGCTTTAACGTTTACAATATCTAACCCTGCATGCTTGGATGTGTTTAAGTTTGTATACCAGCATGTGTGTGACTGTGTAAGGAGGTCTATCTCTTAAGTCAGTGCTTATTTCTGCCATTTGTTGATCCCTGGTCTTACATTGCAGCtgctctctcactcactcactctctctttctcattcTGCCAGTATCAAGCAGGTAAAAATAACCCACGGCTCTCTCACTTTGCTGCCCCTCTCAGTCTCTCTTCCCTTGGGGACAACCACCAGCCTGCCCTGTGCTCTACCTCTACTGGGCTGGTACATTCGCCTGAAGTGTTTAGCGGTGCTTATTTAGCAGTGTTGCTCATCACTGTCAGATAGCTGTCCTTGTCTGGAATGTCATTTTATAACCAAATAATAGAACATTATTAGACTAAGCTGGGGTTCATGGACTCATATTTATGCATGTATCATAACTTAAAAGTTGCTTGTGCAACACATTTTACTAACTAATTCTCATGAATACTAAGTTGTGTTGGGGTTTGTTGTGGAGTTTGTGTTGTAGTGGTACGGCAGCCTCacaaaacaaacctgtttaacACGATCTGGGTTTACAGTGGTCTGTGGCTGGAGAATGCTGACCGGTTCAGTCTTTTGACTGCTCTGAGGCATTTCACGAACTTTTTCCGCGATGAAGTTATGGACTCCATTTAGTGCTTCCACCGTACCCTGAATCAAACAAACACGCTCTGTcgtacctaaacaaacacaaagtCACAAATATAAAAACACATATCAGTATGCAGAGTTTGCATGTGAAAAACAAAAGGCTGACATATTAAAGGTTCAGATGAAACAGCCGATTAACgtctctgtcaaaaatgagataattatTGTAACTAAATGCTCTACACATactatacgttcatcaaatacttttgtgtAAAATCCGCTTAATCCTGCCCtgaggccattcagaaatatagTTTTTAAGGAGGcatttattaaaggattactccactgtCTTAAAAAATTCCAATAATTTACTCTACCTCATGTCTTctaaaatgtttatgtctttgtttgttcagtcgagaagaaattaagttttttaagaaaaacattccatgatttttgtcaatttaatagacttcattggaccccaacactttacACACTACAAAAACGACAttcttagtgtttttgtcttgttttagaagaaatatgtaaaaattcttaaacagggttcccacaccttagttaacttcaaattcaaggacctttcaaggactttccaggtccaataacctcaaattcaaggactaattGTGGGGACACACtgcaagtgagagcaaggttacattgtgttacattttaagatacattgttataGTTCCCTTTCACTGGAACTCGCACTgagtcactgcggtgacactttggggacgcgtccaggggtaagtgtgtctgaatgtgtatatcaaattcaaccaatggtaaGGCTtcacgacaaagacagggtgacgcggaaGTATATccctatctgaaatattgccaaagacggcgttacagggacgcaggaagtatggcaagggataCGCAgcattttcatgtgtcaaacaaactatgcaaaaaagcattttggtatgaaatAACATAtccatacagaagatataagcatttaaagtgaacagtttagcacgtgtgcttaaaaagtctagaatttttatgatattatcctataccacacagggaataatatggatttttttccagtaaACTTCTTGTCTAAAATAGATTAAAGCACttttaatgacctgtatctatgtacgTATAATTTCaaaattgatttttttccccagattcacaaactttcaaggatttcaaggacccgtgggaaccctgttaaattaagatgtttttcttgataagcaaaatgatctaagaaaataagtctagtttatggacaaaaaaatatacaaagtgAATCTCTGctaaaaaacaagcaaaaatatctgtcaatggggtgagaaaataaatcttaaaataagttttattttttctcaaacacttaatttaagcaaaaacttctcaccccattggcagatattttttgcttgttttaagcacaaatttacttaaattgtaaatTTTTGTCTAAAGACTATacttgctcatcaagaaaaaacatcttgatttaagaatttttagattctctactgaaaacaagacaaaaatagtaagtaagaatgtcatttttttgcagtgcagtttaaatgcaatttaaaattgcagtttcaaagcagctttaaatggctctaaatgatcccaatggaggcataagggtctaatctagcaaaacgatcgtcattttcagcaagaaaaattaaaaatatgtatttttaaaccacaacttctcgttttgCACAAGCCGTGTAAtgcaccagcgcgacctcacgtaatgcgTCATCACATCGAAAGGTCATCCATGACCTATGTGAAACTACcgcccagtgtttacaagtgtggagaagaggaccgttctgacgttgttgtatgtggaatgatattaattaatgtccttgtgttatatttatttaaaatggtcgcaaaatttttcttcttaattgaacaaaggaagacataaacattttggataaTATGGGGGTAAGAAAATTTTCttcctgattttttttaagaaagtggagtaatTCTAAAACAATTCTCATTACACGAAATATAAGGCACTATGACATATCCATTATTGAGATTTATTGTATTTCAGGATGTcataaaatcacttaaaaacattttaaacaagcaCTTTCTTCATTAATTATGAATGCAACAAGGTATAAAGAGGAATGAACTTCTGTCAGCATGGTGTAATTCATGTATGCATCAAAATCTAA
Coding sequences within it:
- the nova1 gene encoding RNA-binding protein Nova-1 isoform X1; translated protein: MMAGGAVQQNGIFSVPQHILQSPHMDSDPCDSRKRPLETPTEASSTKRTNTGEEGEYFLKVLIPSYAAGSIIGKGGQTIVQLQKETGATIKLSKSKDFYPGTTERVCLIQGTVEALNGVHNFIAEKVREMPQSSQKTEPVSILQPQTTVNPDRVKQAKLIVPNSTAGLIIGKGGATVKAVMEQSGAWVQLSQKPEGINLQERVVTVSGEPEQNRKAVEIIVQKIQEDPQSSSCLNISYSNITGPVANSNPTGSPFANSTEVLPNAAAAATASTLLGQAGLAGMGGFPTAMSSLSGNDLLAITSALNTLASYGYNTNTLGLGLNPAAASGVLAAVAASANPAAAAAANLLATYASEASGGGGHPAAPSLGGFSLGSLAAATGASNGYLNPSSPLVASSLLGTEKLAEGGKEVVEIAVPENLVGAILGKGGKTLVEYQELTGARIQISKKGEFIPGTRNRKVTITGSPAATQAAQYLISQRITYEQGVRATNPQKVG
- the nova1 gene encoding RNA-binding protein Nova-1 isoform X2, translating into MEEGEYFLKVLIPSYAAGSIIGKGGQTIVQLQKETGATIKLSKSKDFYPGTTERVCLIQGTVEALNGVHNFIAEKVREMPQSSQKTEPVSILQPQTTVNPDRVKQAKLIVPNSTAGLIIGKGGATVKAVMEQSGAWVQLSQKPEGINLQERVVTVSGEPEQNRKAVEIIVQKIQEDPQSSSCLNISYSNITGPVANSNPTGSPFANSTEVLPNAAAAATASTLLGQAGLAGMGGFPTAMSSLSGNDLLAITSALNTLASYGYNTNTLGLGLNPAAASGVLAAVAASANPAAAAAANLLATYASEASGGGGHPAAPSLGGFSLGSLAAATGASNGYLNPSSPLVASSLLGTEKLAEGGKEVVEIAVPENLVGAILGKGGKTLVEYQELTGARIQISKKGEFIPGTRNRKVTITGSPAATQAAQYLISQRITYEQGVRATNPQKVG